The Streptomyces sp. Mut1 genome window below encodes:
- a CDS encoding SAV_2336 N-terminal domain-related protein produces the protein MPEAAGTPETPGAAGASETPETAGTSETAGSPETAGAPETPETAGAPGAPEAPGVSESYEDGLLPELVARLRAAGLEPDVEQLCDALWLAQWTRRPGAPDAGDGGAGALLSGARSSGEAAARGRVGTLTAPDVRTAEATRDDHRGAEREPGDGERISLHPVPGRARTGDATDAEDRDAPRTGGARSGAQARAVLPLGVPAAPVLPAPLELSRALRPLQRYHPVSAPLRRVLDETATAERSARAGGVIMPVFRGVRRGDAIVQCVMDASSSMLVWDRLFGELQQIFAQLGAFRDVQVRYLHQGPDGGCAVSRSPDPAAAPLHSADRLSDPTGRRVTVVVSDCAGPLWRTGHAHRLLHQLARLAPVAVLQPLPQRMWNRTRLPVTFGSLTRGEGPAGATLLKVTGDAGTGPDIHPGALAVPVLPPAPDALAAWAKLLSGTGAASVPGAVGWVRADQPEAAARRRGDTLSSLQLVSRFRSTASPVAGQLAVYLAAAPLYLPVMQLVQRTMLPHSGPAELAEVLLSGLLKRVDGGTGRGQWYAFEPDVQEALLGPLGRDEALLVLKHCSQYIEQRFGKGGPNFPALAYAQLGDGTVRDTGHGPGPGTGRPRGAEDVQPNDGHTDTDTDGEDADESEENEGAEGNERRGGPRVPHAFAEVAARVLERFMPVPPRFVTREPKTPGTPSPPAGGVAVRRARELVRHFEADKMVQRLIDAVQLLRGAAENSPTPSADPELWSEYARCVLRLWEVQGGADLLDEAERAAERAARPGAVRERAVLAKVLHAAADDRRRRGDRRGALELLRRADREYTAACAAPGLEPGEALRLTLERVRALEAQWRLDGDTALLQSACGMLEAFADAWPDQENRPAVLPLQHGRTLLKLARATQDEEQSREYARQAARSLRTAFAQGGQQTLGTETRIVLDLVDALLASGAEPEEAATLTAHALETVRDQRRRAQLQTRAGRVRVARYEHTGDPAELVNATEWFARAARGIPRDSRAYTDLLAEWGATLLRRAELPDGTRHIGAAVRVLRDCRSEMPAGGAHQSERLLMLGRALMLRHRATADRVDLREAEYLFKLAAEEATAPLTAAHCWLELGRALLQAAGVLGRPARRDEAAEAFRSAAESAAEAQTEPDSPQHLREAVELAATANHWRGMTYERAGRPQAARDAYRAARQEWRKLPDGGGAAGESTAGRLAELER, from the coding sequence GTGCCTGAGGCGGCTGGGACGCCCGAGACGCCAGGGGCGGCTGGGGCATCCGAGACGCCCGAGACGGCTGGGACGTCTGAGACGGCTGGGTCACCCGAGACGGCTGGAGCGCCCGAGACGCCCGAGACGGCTGGGGCGCCCGGTGCGCCCGAGGCGCCCGGTGTCTCGGAGTCGTACGAGGACGGGCTGCTGCCCGAACTCGTCGCCCGGCTGCGCGCGGCCGGGCTCGAACCCGACGTCGAGCAGCTGTGCGACGCGCTCTGGCTGGCCCAGTGGACCCGCAGACCCGGCGCGCCCGACGCCGGCGACGGCGGGGCCGGAGCGCTGCTCTCGGGCGCCCGTTCCTCCGGCGAGGCCGCCGCCCGGGGCCGCGTCGGTACGCTCACCGCACCGGACGTACGCACTGCGGAAGCCACCCGGGACGACCACCGGGGCGCGGAGCGGGAGCCGGGGGACGGCGAGCGGATCTCCCTGCACCCCGTCCCCGGGCGCGCCCGGACCGGCGACGCCACAGACGCGGAGGACCGGGACGCGCCCCGGACCGGCGGCGCGCGCTCCGGCGCGCAGGCCCGCGCCGTGCTGCCCCTCGGCGTACCGGCCGCTCCCGTCCTGCCCGCCCCGCTCGAACTCTCCCGCGCGCTGCGCCCGTTGCAGCGCTACCACCCGGTCTCCGCCCCCCTGCGCCGCGTCCTGGACGAGACCGCGACCGCGGAACGCAGTGCCCGCGCGGGCGGCGTGATCATGCCGGTCTTCAGGGGGGTCCGGCGGGGCGACGCCATCGTCCAGTGCGTGATGGACGCCTCGTCCTCGATGCTGGTCTGGGACCGGCTGTTCGGCGAACTCCAGCAGATCTTCGCGCAGTTGGGGGCGTTCAGGGATGTACAGGTGCGCTATCTGCACCAGGGCCCGGACGGCGGCTGCGCGGTCAGCCGCAGCCCCGACCCGGCCGCGGCCCCGCTGCACTCGGCGGACCGGCTCAGCGACCCGACCGGGCGCCGCGTCACGGTCGTGGTCAGCGACTGCGCGGGCCCCCTCTGGCGCACCGGCCACGCGCACCGGCTGCTGCACCAGCTCGCCCGCCTGGCCCCCGTGGCCGTATTGCAGCCGCTGCCGCAGCGCATGTGGAACCGGACGAGGCTGCCCGTCACCTTCGGCTCGCTGACCCGGGGCGAGGGCCCGGCCGGGGCGACCCTGCTGAAGGTCACAGGCGACGCCGGAACGGGCCCCGACATCCACCCGGGGGCCCTGGCCGTGCCGGTGCTGCCCCCGGCGCCGGACGCGCTCGCGGCCTGGGCGAAGCTGCTCTCCGGCACCGGCGCCGCGTCCGTCCCCGGTGCGGTCGGCTGGGTCAGGGCCGACCAGCCCGAAGCGGCCGCCCGCCGCAGGGGCGACACGCTGTCCTCGCTCCAGCTGGTCAGCCGGTTCCGTTCGACGGCCTCCCCGGTCGCCGGCCAGCTCGCCGTCTACCTCGCGGCGGCCCCCCTCTACCTGCCGGTCATGCAGCTGGTGCAGCGCACCATGCTGCCCCACTCGGGCCCCGCCGAGCTGGCCGAGGTGCTGCTGAGCGGCCTCCTCAAAAGGGTCGACGGCGGCACCGGGCGCGGACAGTGGTACGCGTTCGAACCCGACGTGCAGGAGGCGCTGCTCGGGCCGCTCGGCCGTGACGAGGCTCTACTCGTACTCAAGCACTGTTCGCAATACATAGAGCAGCGGTTCGGCAAGGGCGGGCCCAACTTCCCGGCCCTGGCCTACGCCCAGCTCGGCGACGGCACGGTACGCGACACCGGACACGGCCCCGGGCCGGGCACCGGCCGGCCGCGCGGGGCCGAGGACGTACAGCCCAACGACGGGCACACGGACACGGACACGGACGGGGAAGACGCCGACGAGAGTGAGGAGAACGAGGGGGCCGAGGGGAACGAGAGGCGCGGCGGTCCGCGCGTCCCCCACGCCTTTGCCGAGGTCGCAGCCCGCGTACTGGAGCGATTCATGCCTGTGCCCCCCAGATTCGTGACCCGGGAGCCGAAGACCCCCGGGACCCCTTCGCCCCCCGCGGGCGGCGTCGCCGTGCGGCGCGCGCGTGAACTCGTGCGGCACTTCGAGGCCGACAAGATGGTGCAGCGCCTGATCGACGCCGTACAACTGCTCAGAGGCGCCGCCGAGAACAGCCCGACGCCGTCCGCCGACCCCGAGCTCTGGTCGGAGTACGCGCGCTGCGTGCTGCGGCTGTGGGAGGTGCAGGGCGGCGCCGACCTCCTCGACGAGGCCGAACGCGCCGCAGAGCGGGCCGCACGCCCCGGTGCCGTACGGGAGCGGGCGGTGCTCGCCAAGGTGCTGCACGCGGCGGCGGACGACCGGCGCAGGCGCGGCGACCGTCGGGGCGCCCTGGAACTCCTGCGGCGCGCCGACCGCGAGTACACCGCGGCCTGCGCGGCCCCCGGCCTTGAGCCCGGCGAGGCGCTGCGGCTCACCCTGGAGCGGGTGCGGGCCCTGGAGGCGCAGTGGCGGCTCGACGGCGACACCGCCCTGCTCCAGAGCGCCTGCGGCATGCTGGAGGCCTTCGCCGACGCCTGGCCCGACCAGGAGAACCGGCCCGCCGTCCTGCCGCTCCAGCACGGCCGGACCCTGCTGAAGCTGGCCCGCGCCACCCAGGACGAGGAACAGTCCCGGGAGTACGCCCGCCAGGCGGCCCGTTCCCTGCGCACCGCCTTCGCGCAGGGCGGCCAACAGACCCTGGGCACCGAGACGCGCATCGTCCTGGACCTGGTCGACGCGCTGCTCGCCTCGGGCGCCGAGCCCGAGGAGGCCGCCACCCTCACCGCCCACGCGCTGGAGACCGTACGCGACCAGCGCCGGCGCGCCCAGCTCCAGACCAGGGCGGGCAGGGTCCGGGTCGCCCGCTACGAGCACACCGGCGACCCCGCCGAACTCGTCAACGCCACCGAGTGGTTCGCCCGCGCGGCCCGCGGCATCCCGCGCGACTCCCGCGCCTACACCGACCTCCTCGCCGAGTGGGGGGCCACCCTGCTGCGCCGCGCCGAACTCCCGGACGGCACACGGCACATCGGGGCCGCGGTACGGGTGCTGCGGGACTGCCGCTCCGAGATGCCGGCCGGGGGAGCGCACCAGTCCGAGCGCCTGCTGATGCTCGGCCGCGCCCTGATGCTGAGGCACCGCGCCACCGCGGACCGGGTCGACCTGCGCGAGGCGGAGTACCTCTTCAAGCTGGCCGCCGAGGAGGCCACGGCCCCGCTCACCGCCGCGCACTGCTGGCTGGAGCTGGGCCGGGCCCTCCTCCAGGCCGCCGGAGTCCTCGGCCGCCCGGCCCGGCGCGACGAGGCGGCGGAGGCCTTCAGATCGGCCGCCGAGTCCGCGGCCGAGGCACAAACGGAGCCGGACAGTCCACAACATCTCCGGGAAGCGGTGGAGTTGGCTGCTACAGCCAACCACTGGCGGGGTATGACGTATGAGAGAGCGGGCCGCCCCCAGGCCGCGCGGGACGCGTACCGGGCGGCCCGGCAGGAGTGGCGCAAACTGCCGGACGGCGGCGGCGCGGCGGGTGAGTCCACCGCCGGGCGGCTCGCCGAACTGGAGCGCTGA
- the fxsA gene encoding FxSxx-COOH cyclophane-containing RiPP peptide has protein sequence MSESARNDATATTGTGELPDLLGLDLATLRTLDHPVLTEVVADLRGRAEQPREMLWGFTNAF, from the coding sequence ATGAGCGAGTCGGCACGGAACGACGCAACGGCCACGACGGGCACGGGGGAGCTGCCCGACCTGCTGGGCCTGGACCTGGCGACCCTGCGGACCCTGGACCACCCGGTGCTGACCGAGGTGGTGGCGGATCTGCGGGGGCGGGCGGAGCAGCCCAGGGAAATGCTCTGGGGGTTCACCAACGCCTTCTGA
- a CDS encoding FxsB family cyclophane-forming radical SAM/SPASM peptide maturase has protein sequence MVKVHGRCNLACRYCYLYEGPDRTWRDRPAAAAPAVLDRTAGRIAEHATAHGLRSVALVLHGGEPLLAGPGRLAALADAVRARVPAGCAVHTTVQTNATLLTDAGITTLARHGIRVGISLDGGLAAHNTLRTDHAGRPSWPAASRGARLLADHHPDAYAGILTVVDPRTDPLEMYESLLALRPPALDLLLPHGNWSSPPPGLPGLTDTAMGPGSGRATPYGDWLCAVFDHWWPAPGRETRIRLFEECVALLLGLPAATESLGLDPVNAVVVETDGSIEQVDSLKSAYDGAAATGLDVFRHTFDDALRHPGVAARQAGAGALAAACRACPLLTVCGGGHYAHRYRADNGFANPSVYCADLERLVRHVAARLAEATAGDLP, from the coding sequence ATCGTGAAGGTGCACGGCCGCTGCAACCTCGCCTGCCGCTACTGCTACCTGTACGAGGGCCCCGACCGGACCTGGCGCGACCGCCCCGCCGCCGCGGCCCCCGCCGTTCTGGACCGCACCGCCGGCCGCATCGCCGAGCACGCGACGGCCCACGGGCTCCGTAGCGTCGCCCTCGTCCTGCACGGCGGTGAACCCCTCCTCGCCGGACCCGGCCGGCTGGCGGCCCTCGCCGACGCGGTGCGCGCGCGGGTGCCGGCGGGATGCGCCGTCCACACCACCGTGCAGACGAACGCCACCCTGCTCACCGACGCCGGGATCACCACCCTCGCCCGGCACGGCATCCGCGTCGGCATCAGCCTCGACGGCGGTCTGGCCGCCCACAACACCCTGCGCACCGACCACGCCGGCCGCCCCTCCTGGCCCGCCGCCTCACGCGGTGCCCGGCTCCTGGCCGACCACCACCCCGACGCGTACGCGGGCATCCTCACCGTCGTCGACCCGCGCACGGACCCCCTGGAGATGTACGAGTCGCTGCTCGCCCTGCGCCCCCCGGCCCTGGACCTCCTCCTGCCGCACGGCAACTGGTCCAGCCCGCCGCCCGGACTGCCCGGACTCACGGACACGGCCATGGGCCCGGGATCGGGCCGCGCGACCCCGTACGGCGACTGGCTGTGCGCCGTCTTCGACCACTGGTGGCCTGCCCCGGGGCGGGAGACCCGCATCCGGCTCTTCGAGGAGTGCGTCGCCCTGCTCCTCGGACTGCCCGCCGCCACCGAGTCCCTCGGTCTCGATCCGGTCAACGCGGTCGTGGTCGAGACGGACGGTTCCATCGAGCAGGTCGACTCCCTCAAGTCCGCGTACGACGGCGCGGCCGCCACCGGCCTCGACGTCTTCCGCCACACCTTCGACGACGCCCTGCGCCACCCCGGTGTCGCCGCCCGCCAGGCGGGAGCCGGCGCGCTCGCCGCCGCCTGCCGCGCCTGCCCGCTGCTGACCGTGTGCGGTGGCGGCCACTACGCGCACCGCTATCGCGCAGACAACGGCTTCGCCAACCCCTCCGTCTACTGCGCCGACCTCGAACGGCTGGTCCGCCACGTGGCCGCCAGGCTCGCCGAAGCAACCGCTGGAGACCTTCCATGA
- a CDS encoding aKG-HExxH-type peptide beta-hydroxylase produces MSTAIPDHVLRELGRTEGDAASLGLLVRDQDTRRLLLLRAVLDAASAAPATVCPPPLLDRLREDWALLEAAERTDRAAARTVLFHPLAGPWAQRLLGGLTAPAAGPDLLADLAHLTALAAAAAIRAGVDFTVCLGPRDGLLSLPTLGAARVDAGPVELHCSGGELTVRPADVPPLTVRIQSDGTTGSADPRWLPMLMLPAVLPGSGAIPLDDLDPYRTLGSGLEEHGLSGADPIDDWERKAWIESWSGIEPLLRIGGEHRLAEAAVLLRCMVPLGPPPGSGPTGRSAAHCSGTRREAFGAILSSKPATAAYFTSTLVHELQHTKLAALCALVPLHHEDATPRHFAPWRPDPRPFDGLLQGAYSHLALADYWQRFALNAQRVTHRDLAWAEHARCRQQVGAVLPVLAGSASLTVEGRVLVNEMITLYHRLEDSPPPTGHLARAEAYVATAKVIWQQRNGSSRS; encoded by the coding sequence ATGAGCACCGCCATCCCCGACCACGTCCTGCGCGAACTCGGCCGCACCGAGGGCGACGCCGCGTCCCTCGGCCTGCTCGTCCGCGACCAGGACACCCGCCGCCTCCTCCTTCTGAGGGCGGTGCTCGACGCGGCGTCGGCCGCGCCGGCGACCGTGTGCCCACCCCCACTGCTGGACCGGCTGCGCGAGGACTGGGCCCTGCTCGAAGCCGCCGAACGCACCGACCGGGCCGCGGCGCGCACCGTCCTGTTCCACCCCCTGGCCGGCCCCTGGGCGCAGCGCCTGCTGGGCGGCCTCACCGCCCCGGCCGCGGGCCCGGACCTCCTCGCGGACCTGGCCCACCTGACCGCACTCGCGGCCGCGGCGGCGATCCGGGCGGGGGTGGATTTCACCGTCTGCCTCGGCCCCAGGGACGGGCTGCTGTCGCTGCCCACGCTGGGAGCCGCCCGGGTGGACGCGGGCCCGGTCGAACTGCACTGCTCGGGAGGCGAGCTGACGGTACGGCCTGCTGACGTGCCGCCCCTGACCGTACGCATTCAGTCGGACGGCACCACGGGATCAGCGGACCCACGGTGGCTGCCCATGCTTATGCTGCCTGCGGTACTGCCGGGATCCGGTGCCATCCCGCTCGACGACCTCGACCCGTACCGCACCCTTGGCAGCGGACTCGAAGAACACGGACTGAGCGGTGCGGACCCGATCGACGACTGGGAGCGCAAGGCCTGGATCGAGTCCTGGTCAGGGATCGAGCCGCTGCTGCGCATCGGCGGAGAACACCGGCTTGCCGAGGCGGCCGTCCTGCTGCGCTGCATGGTCCCCCTCGGGCCACCGCCCGGCTCCGGGCCCACGGGTCGGAGTGCGGCGCATTGCAGCGGCACCCGGCGCGAGGCATTCGGCGCGATCCTCAGCAGCAAGCCCGCCACTGCGGCCTACTTCACGTCGACGCTCGTACATGAACTCCAGCACACCAAGCTCGCAGCGCTCTGCGCCCTCGTCCCCCTGCACCACGAGGACGCGACGCCCCGGCATTTCGCTCCTTGGCGTCCCGATCCCAGGCCCTTCGACGGGCTCTTGCAAGGTGCCTACTCGCATCTGGCGCTCGCCGACTACTGGCAGCGGTTCGCACTGAACGCCCAGCGCGTCACCCACCGGGATCTGGCCTGGGCCGAACACGCGCGGTGCAGGCAGCAGGTCGGGGCAGTGCTGCCGGTACTGGCGGGGTCGGCCTCCCTGACCGTCGAGGGACGTGTACTCGTCAACGAAATGATCACGCTCTACCACCGTCTGGAGGATTCGCCGCCACCCACGGGTCACCTGGCGCGTGCGGAGGCGTACGTGGCCACCGCCAAGGTGATATGGCAGCAGAGGAACGGATCATCCAGGAGTTGA
- the fxsT gene encoding FxSxx-COOH system tetratricopeptide repeat protein, with product MPVTRRQVGATGAQTVTLSFAGFNRAWAAWITDRLERHGVTVVQQRWDPPVELPLEDALRDLTLSRGRILVLLSDWYFQLGPRSHEEWNRALREVVVPDPDRFAAVTITTSALPGATSAFGAADLTNVGADEAERRLLVHLGLPADPLPEDAAAPPGPRYPADTPEVWGGVPRRNTRFTGREALLTDTYQALQEAGTGAGVVTLHGMSGVGKTQLAAEYVYRFGSDYDVVWWVPADRRALYRQKLAELAPELGLATGAEYGERLRAVRDSLRRGDPHAHWLLVLDGADEPDQIWDLVPTGPGHVLITSRNPEWSEHNSNLVEVPVYRRDESVAFIRRRAPRLTRTEADQLADALEDLPLLLDQTAGWLNDSDMSVEEYIELLSGGIDQDVVKVSADFPLAFQTAWSILLNKLRDTVPESVDLLRLCSFFAPGSIPVRLLKEMPSGELPEQLSGLMNDPLLWNKAIGQLRQYSVVRLESHESVVDEASSGESLYLHRMVHQIVRKDMPDHDRQEFIDVVRRALAAADPGRPTDTRLWPRYAEITPHLKWADVLRSTDTAVQTLVLNCLRYMYLSGEYRAGIKLGARAMTAWRELLGENHARVFDLSYNYANLLRAVGDYAGTEAIERAAVNHLRTERGPQDLEHLRAAGGLAADLRGLGRYEEAQELSSWILTSYRELLGEQDSRTLSAQNNLGTSMRLLGRYEEALELNRRTLEARRQLLRPRHGWTLYSEVNYATDLRLLGRYHEAQSVQAQSARVHRIVMGQDNPQTLRAEHNLALCQYRAGERNKAAVLFTRVLERGERVLGENDPLTMMFAASQSFFAREHADIDQARAISEKVVGGYVDMLGEEHPYVAGSRANHALILRNVGERQQAHHLLEEALIDMGRSVGESHPWTLGCAINASAVRNLVGDVESAVNLTDSVVTRATEVLGRTHPLTLSARIAHAADLRGIRDRQRAEKVETEALDDLVATLGAQHAHTVSARSRNRPYWDFEPQMI from the coding sequence ATGCCCGTAACGCGTAGGCAAGTTGGAGCAACCGGGGCGCAGACCGTCACCCTCAGTTTCGCCGGATTCAACCGGGCCTGGGCGGCGTGGATCACGGACCGGCTGGAGCGGCACGGGGTGACCGTCGTCCAGCAGCGCTGGGACCCCCCGGTGGAGTTGCCGTTGGAGGACGCGCTCCGCGACCTCACGCTCTCGCGCGGGCGGATTCTGGTCCTGCTCAGCGACTGGTACTTCCAGCTCGGCCCCCGCAGCCACGAGGAGTGGAACAGAGCCCTGCGCGAAGTGGTCGTGCCCGATCCCGACCGCTTCGCCGCGGTAACAATCACCACCTCGGCGCTGCCCGGTGCCACCTCCGCGTTCGGTGCGGCGGACCTGACGAACGTCGGTGCGGACGAGGCGGAACGCCGTCTGCTCGTACACCTGGGACTTCCCGCCGATCCGCTTCCCGAGGACGCCGCCGCGCCGCCCGGCCCCCGCTACCCCGCCGACACACCCGAAGTCTGGGGAGGGGTACCGCGCCGCAACACCCGGTTCACCGGCCGCGAGGCACTGCTCACCGACACGTACCAGGCCCTGCAGGAGGCGGGGACCGGGGCGGGCGTGGTGACGCTGCACGGCATGTCGGGTGTAGGCAAGACCCAACTGGCCGCCGAATACGTCTACCGCTTCGGCTCCGACTACGACGTGGTCTGGTGGGTGCCCGCGGACCGGCGCGCGCTCTACCGGCAGAAGCTGGCCGAACTCGCCCCCGAACTGGGACTCGCCACCGGCGCCGAGTACGGCGAACGGCTGCGTGCCGTCCGCGACTCGCTGCGCCGCGGCGACCCGCACGCCCACTGGCTGCTGGTCCTGGACGGCGCCGACGAGCCCGACCAGATCTGGGACCTGGTGCCCACCGGCCCGGGGCACGTGCTGATCACTTCCCGCAACCCGGAGTGGAGCGAGCACAACAGCAACCTCGTAGAGGTGCCCGTATACCGGCGCGACGAGTCCGTCGCCTTCATCCGCCGTCGTGCCCCCAGGCTGACCCGGACGGAGGCCGACCAGCTGGCCGACGCGCTGGAGGACCTCCCGCTGCTGCTCGATCAGACAGCCGGGTGGCTGAACGACTCCGACATGTCGGTCGAGGAATACATCGAACTTCTCAGTGGCGGCATCGACCAGGACGTGGTCAAGGTCTCCGCGGACTTCCCTCTCGCCTTCCAGACCGCCTGGTCGATACTGCTGAACAAACTCAGGGACACCGTCCCCGAGTCCGTCGACCTGCTGCGCCTGTGCAGTTTCTTCGCACCCGGTTCCATTCCCGTGCGGCTGTTGAAGGAAATGCCGTCGGGGGAGTTGCCCGAGCAGCTCTCGGGTCTGATGAACGACCCGCTGCTGTGGAACAAGGCGATCGGCCAGTTGCGCCAGTACTCCGTGGTCCGCCTGGAATCCCACGAGTCAGTCGTGGACGAGGCGTCCTCCGGGGAGTCGCTCTACCTGCACCGCATGGTCCACCAGATCGTCCGCAAGGACATGCCGGATCACGACCGGCAGGAATTCATCGATGTCGTCCGCCGCGCCCTCGCCGCCGCCGACCCGGGCCGGCCCACGGACACCAGGCTCTGGCCCCGCTACGCGGAGATCACACCGCATCTGAAGTGGGCCGACGTGCTGCGCAGCACAGACACCGCTGTGCAGACCCTGGTACTCAACTGCCTCCGCTACATGTACCTCTCCGGGGAGTACCGGGCCGGCATCAAGCTGGGCGCGCGTGCCATGACCGCCTGGCGGGAACTGCTGGGCGAGAACCACGCGCGCGTCTTCGACCTCAGCTACAACTACGCCAACCTGCTGCGGGCCGTGGGCGACTACGCCGGAACCGAGGCGATCGAAAGGGCAGCCGTCAATCACCTGAGGACCGAGCGCGGCCCCCAGGATCTCGAACACCTCCGGGCGGCCGGTGGCCTCGCCGCGGACCTGCGCGGCCTCGGCCGTTACGAAGAAGCGCAGGAGCTGTCGAGCTGGATCCTGACGTCGTACCGGGAACTGCTGGGCGAGCAGGACTCCCGCACGCTCAGCGCGCAGAACAACCTCGGCACGTCCATGCGCCTCCTCGGGCGCTATGAGGAGGCCTTGGAACTCAACCGGCGCACTCTGGAGGCACGCCGCCAGCTGTTGCGGCCCCGCCACGGGTGGACCCTGTACTCCGAGGTGAACTACGCGACCGACCTGCGCCTCCTCGGCAGGTACCACGAAGCCCAGTCCGTCCAGGCCCAGAGCGCCCGTGTGCACCGGATCGTGATGGGCCAGGACAACCCCCAGACCCTGCGCGCCGAGCACAACCTGGCACTCTGCCAGTATCGGGCGGGGGAGCGGAACAAGGCCGCTGTGCTGTTCACTCGCGTACTGGAGCGCGGTGAGCGCGTGCTTGGCGAGAATGACCCGCTGACCATGATGTTCGCCGCCAGCCAGAGCTTCTTCGCCCGCGAGCACGCCGACATCGACCAGGCCAGGGCCATAAGCGAGAAGGTGGTGGGCGGCTATGTGGACATGCTGGGTGAGGAACATCCGTACGTGGCCGGCAGCCGCGCCAACCACGCCCTGATCCTGCGCAATGTAGGGGAACGCCAACAGGCGCACCACCTGCTGGAAGAGGCCCTCATCGACATGGGCCGTTCGGTGGGGGAGAGCCATCCCTGGACCCTGGGCTGCGCCATCAACGCTTCGGCCGTACGCAACCTGGTCGGCGACGTGGAGTCCGCCGTCAATCTGACGGACTCAGTCGTCACACGCGCCACCGAGGTCCTGGGACGCACCCACCCGCTGACTCTCTCCGCCCGCATCGCCCATGCTGCGGACCTGAGGGGGATTCGGGACAGGCAGCGAGCGGAGAAGGTTGAGACGGAGGCACTGGACGATCTGGTGGCGACGCTCGGCGCGCAGCACGCGCACACCGTGTCGGCGCGGTCCAGGAACCGTCCGTACTGGGACTTCGAGCCGCAGATGATCTGA
- a CDS encoding CU044_2847 family protein yields the protein MAVVVGSPAPGEDGPIPVVVDVEAFTATGAPVTDADSLYGSEETRDGAGAARRALGAAGDLYGDGLDLARRCASQAMRRLGDLGDGLRPDEVELQVGITFEAGMAAVVKAGAEAQIQVTFRWQPGREEQAVAVVAPS from the coding sequence ATGGCTGTCGTTGTGGGTTCACCGGCACCCGGCGAGGACGGTCCCATACCGGTCGTGGTGGACGTCGAGGCGTTCACCGCCACCGGGGCACCCGTCACCGACGCGGACTCGCTGTACGGGAGCGAGGAGACGCGGGACGGTGCGGGGGCCGCCCGCCGTGCGCTCGGGGCGGCGGGTGATCTGTATGGGGACGGCCTCGACCTCGCCCGCCGCTGCGCCTCCCAGGCCATGCGCAGGCTGGGCGACCTCGGGGACGGGCTGCGGCCCGACGAGGTCGAGCTCCAGGTCGGCATCACCTTCGAGGCGGGGATGGCCGCCGTGGTCAAGGCCGGTGCGGAGGCGCAGATCCAGGTCACCTTCCGCTGGCAGCCGGGGCGCGAGGAGCAGGCGGTCGCGGTGGTGGCGCCCTCGTGA
- a CDS encoding AAA family ATPase, whose product MRDTAREASPAPILPYSRIVGQDELKLALELNFIAPAIGGVLIAGQRGTAKSTVVRAFALMTGGCMPVTLPINATDDRVLGGWELDALMHGEARRQRGLLEEAHDKGLLYVDEVNLLDDHIVNIILDVVSTGVLSVQREGIDTETHVSFGLVGTMNPEEGSLRAQLLDRFGLMVTAAELDIEERHRMITTVLAFEEERLRADSGWLRAAEEDNRRLRDGLLAARARLTAVRLEADISRLCAEAAARTGAVGQRGDLLVAKAARALAAREDTERVNARHVRRVLPLALRHRRPESVHGQEPAWGQDEEAAIDELFG is encoded by the coding sequence GTGAGGGACACGGCGCGGGAGGCGTCGCCGGCGCCGATCCTCCCGTACAGCCGTATCGTCGGGCAGGACGAGCTGAAGCTGGCCCTGGAGCTGAACTTCATCGCCCCGGCCATCGGCGGCGTGCTCATCGCGGGGCAGCGCGGCACGGCCAAGTCCACCGTGGTGCGGGCCTTCGCGCTGATGACCGGCGGGTGCATGCCCGTGACCCTGCCGATCAACGCGACCGACGACCGGGTGCTCGGCGGCTGGGAGCTGGACGCGCTGATGCACGGGGAGGCCCGAAGGCAACGCGGGCTGCTCGAAGAGGCGCACGACAAGGGGCTGTTGTACGTCGACGAGGTCAACCTCCTCGACGACCACATCGTCAACATCATCCTCGACGTGGTGTCCACCGGCGTCCTCTCCGTCCAGCGGGAGGGAATCGACACCGAGACCCATGTCTCGTTCGGGCTCGTCGGCACGATGAACCCCGAGGAAGGCAGTCTGCGGGCCCAGCTCCTGGACCGGTTCGGGCTGATGGTGACGGCCGCGGAGCTGGACATCGAGGAGCGGCACCGGATGATCACCACCGTGCTCGCCTTCGAGGAGGAGCGCCTGCGCGCGGACTCCGGCTGGCTACGGGCCGCCGAGGAGGACAACCGGCGCCTGCGCGACGGCCTGCTCGCCGCGCGCGCCCGGCTGACAGCGGTACGGCTGGAGGCGGACATCAGCCGGCTCTGCGCCGAAGCGGCTGCCCGGACAGGTGCCGTCGGGCAGCGTGGTGATCTGCTGGTGGCCAAGGCCGCCCGTGCCCTCGCCGCACGGGAGGACACGGAGCGGGTGAATGCCCGCCATGTGCGCCGGGTCCTGCCGCTCGCCCTGCGCCACCGCAGGCCCGAGTCCGTGCACGGTCAGGAGCCGGCCTGGGGGCAGGACGAGGAAGCCGCAATCGACGAGCTCTTCGGCTGA